The window CGGAGGAAACGCTCGCCGAGTACGGCGCCGTGAGCCGCGAGTGCGTCGTCGAGATGGCGCAGGGCGCGCGCACGCGGTTCGGCGCGGACTACGCGGTCGCCGTCAGCGGCATCGCGGGACCCGGCGGCGGCACGCCGGACAAGCCGGTCGGCCTCGTGTGGCTCGCGGTCGCCGGGCCGGGCGGCGGCGCCGAGCGGTCGTTCCACTGGCCCGGCGCGCGCGATCAGATCCGGTCGCTGGCGGCCCACGCGGCGCTGGCGATGGTGCTGCGCCAGGTGGCGCGATGACGGGGGTAGCGTGAGACTGTTCGTCGGAGTGCGCGTGTCGATGGCGGCGGTGGACGCGATCGCCGACCTGGCGCGGTCGCTGCGCGAGGCCGCGCCGGAGTTGCCCCTGCGGTGGGTGCCGCCGGCCAACTACCACGTCACGCTCAAATTCCTCGGAGAGGTCCGGCCGGAGGCGGTCGAGGCGGTGCGCGACGCCGTCGGCGCCGGACTGCGGGACGAGGCCGCGTTGCGTTTCGCGACGCGCGGCGTCGGCGCGTTCCCGGCGCTGGAGCGGGCGCGCGTTCTGTGGGTCGGCGTGGACGACCCGGGACACCGGCTGGCGGCGTTGGCCGCGGCGGTGGAGGCGGCGGTGACGCCGTTGGGGTTTCCGCGCGAGCGGCGCGCGTTCCACCCACACGTGACGATCGCGCGGGTGCGCGGTGTTGCGGACGTCCGCGCTGCGGTGATAGGGTTCACTGAACAACCGTGCAGTGAGACGGCGGCGGACCGCGTGACCCTGTTCGAAAGCCGAATAAAACCAGGTGGTTCAGAGTATGTGGTGCGCGCGGAGTGGCCGCTCCGTCAGACCGGCCCGGTACAACCCGAGTCTGGACAGCCCAGCTAGGAGCGACACATGGCAGCCAAGCAACCCTCTCCCGCCGACATCCATGCCCAGCGCACCAAGGCCATCGAACTGGCCATCGGCTCGATCGAAAAGCAGTTCGGCAAGGGCGCGATCATGCGCCTCGGCGACGAAAACGCGATCCCGAAGGTGAGCGTCATCCCGACCGGCTCGCTCGGGCTGGACGTGGCCCTCGGGGTCGGCGGGCTGCCGCGCGGCCGCATCATCGAAATCTATGGCCCGGAGTCGAGCGGCAAGACGACCCTCACTCTGCACGCGGTGGCCGAAGCGCAGCGGCGCGGCGGCGTCGCCGCGTTCATCGACGCCGAGCACGCGCTCGACGTGAGCTACGCCAAGAAACTCGGCGTCAACACCGAGGAACTGCTGGTGTCGCAACCGGACTGCGGCGAGCAGGCGCTCGAAATCGCCGACATGCTCGTCAGGTCGAACGCCGTCGATCTGATCGTCATCGACTCGGTCGCGGCGCTCACACCGCGGGCGGAGCTCGAGGGCGACATGGGCGACGCACACGTCGGCCTGCAGGCGCGGCTGATGAGTCAGGCGCTGCGCAAGCTCACCGGCGCGATCTCCAAGTCCAACGCGATCGTCATCTTCATCAACCAGATCCGCATGAAGATCGGCGTCATGTTCGGCAGCCCCGAGACCACCACCGGCGGCAATGCGCTCAAGTTCTACTGTTCCGTGCGCCTCGACATCCGCCGCATCGGCGCCATCAAGAAGGGGGACGCGGGAGTCGTCGGCAACCGCACGCGCGTCAAGGTCGTCAAGAACAAGCTGGCGCCGCCGTTCCGCGAGGTCGAGTTCGACATCCTCTACGGCGAGGGGATCTCGCGCGAGGGCGAGCTGCTCGACATGGCGGTCGCCGCCAACATCGTCGACAAAAGCGGCGCGTGGTACAGCTTCGACGGCGAGCGGATCGGCCAGGGGCGCGAGAACGTGCGCGACTTCTTGCGCGAGCACCCGGACGTGTTCAACGCGATCGAGGCGAAGCTGCTCGCGCACCACAACATCGCGCGCATCGGCGTCGACGACGCATCTGCTGTACCGGCCGAAGCCGTCGCCGCGAAGTCGTCCGCCAAGGGCAACGGCGCGGCGAGCCGCGCGCGCGCATGACGCGGCGCGCCGCGCGCGCATGACGCGGCGCGCTGCGCGCGCATGACGCGGCGCGCCGCGCACGCGCATGACGCGGGGCGCCGCGCGGGCGCCGCGCGGGGCGCGACGGCGGGCGCCGCGCGCTGCCGGCGGCGCCGAGCCGGTCAGGGCTCCCGGTCGAGCGCGCCGAGCACCGCGTCGCGGACGGCGTCGTAGTCGTCGGGCAACTCGATTGGCACGTTGCGATGCGCCGGGCGCGGCACCGCGGCGAGTGCGCCGTCGTGGTACCGCGTCTTCATGTCCGCAAACTTCAGGCCGTTCGCGGTCGAGATCACGACCACGCGGTCGGCCGGCCGGATGGTTCCGGCCGCCACGAGCTTTTCGAGCGCGGCCAGCGCGACGCCGGTGTGCGGGCAGCAAAACATGCCGGTGAGGTCGGCGCGCGCGGCCGCGTCGGCCAACTCGGGCTCGGTCGCCTGCTCGACGACGCCGTCGAACGCGCGCAGAGTGCGGACCGCCTTGTCGAGGCTCACCGGATTGCCGATCTGGATGGCCGACGCCAGGGTCGGCTGCGCCGTCACTGGCTCGAATCGGTCGAAACCGCGCCGATAGTAGCGGTACAGCGGGTTCGCCTGCGCCGACTGGGCGACGCAGATCCGCGGCAACCGCGCGATGACGCCCAGCTCTTTCATCATCAGAAAGCCGGCGCCGAGCGCGGACACGTTGCCGAGGTTGCCGCCGGGGATAATCACCCAGTCGGGCACTTCCCAGTCGAACTGCTGCACGATCTCGAACGCGACCGTCTTTTGCCCCTCGACGCGCAGACTGTTCATCGAGTTGGCGAGGTAGACCTCCTTGGACTCGGTGAGACGCCGAACGATGCGCATACATCCGTCGAAGTCGGTGTCGACCGCGGCTACGATCGCGCCGTTGGCGAGCGGCTGTACGAGCTGGGCGGTGCTGATCTTGCCGCGCGGCAAGATCACGACGGCGCGAATGCCGGCGGCCGCGGCGTAGGCGGCCAACGACGCCGACGTGTCGCCGGTCGACGCGCACGCCACGGCGCGGATCGGCGCACCGTCGGCGATCATCTGGTTGACGGTCGACACCAGCACCGTCATGCCCAGATCCTTGAACGAGCCGGTGTGCGAGTTGCCGCATTGTTTGACCCACAGGTCGTCGAGGCCGAGCGTGCGGCCGTAGCCCTTGGCCCAGAACAGGTTGGTGCCGCCCTCGAACATCGACACGACGTTGTCGTCGCGCACGTGCGGCGCGACCCACTCTTTTTTTCCCCATACGCCGGAGCCGTACGGCCACCGCGTGGACATGAACCGCTCGTCGAACAGCTTGATCCACGCCGCGGCGGACCGGTGGCGCAGCGCATCGAGGTCGTGCACGACTTCGAGTAGCCCGCCACAGCGCGGGCAGCGGTACACGATCGCGTCGAGCGGATGATCGCCGTCGCAGCCCGCGATGCAGCGGAACACGGCTCGGTAGGTCATGCCCGAACCTTACTTCTTTTTGGGGCGGGCTTTGAGGACGACCCGGTTGTCCTTGACGACGACGTTGAAGTCGACCGCCTTGGCGTTGTGCTGCTGGAGAATTCGCGGGGCCTGTCGGTTGAGCGTGCGCACGAGCTTGTCGAACGTGACGTTGTCCGTGCGTTCTCCGACCAGCTTCTTGGCCTTGACGTACTGGGCGTACAGGGCGCGCGCCTTGGCTTCGGTCATGCCCGGTGGCAGCGTCGGTTTCGTCGCGGACGGCGCGGCGCTGGCCGGCGCAGGCCTCGGGGGTGTTCGCGCCGCGCCACCGGCCGTCGCCGCGCGCGGGCTGGCCGGGTGCGGCGCGCTGCCCGCCCGCTGGCGGCGGCTGTACGCGCCGGCGCGGGCCGCGGCGCCGGTGCGCACCGGCTCGCCCGCGGCGCGAACGTCGGCCGGCAACGGGGGCGGCGTGCTCCGCCGTTGGGCGGCGCCGTCGCCCGGCCGCGGCCGCGCCGGTGCGGGCTCGCCCGGCTCCGGCGAGGTCTTGGCTGGCCTGGCCGCGGGCGCGGTTCGCTTCGCCGCGTGCTCGTCCGTCGCGCTCGCCTTGCCGCGCGCGTCGTCGGCCAGGATCGCGTCGAACATCGCGTCGAAGTCGAAGTCGTCGCCGAGGTCGGCCTCCTCGATCTCGTGCACGCGCGGCTTCGGCTGGCGGACGACGGCCGCGGCTTCGGAGTCCGCGTCGCGCTCGGCGCGCGCGCGCAGCCGCTCGCGGTCGCGCAGCACCCGATCCCGCAGCAGCTTGGGCATCTGCGCCAGAATCTCGTCCGGCACGTCGCGCCCCTTGGCGACCTGGCGGCGGGCGGCCGCCGCCAGGTGAGGGGCGTAGCGGCCCTGCTCGATCGCGCGCAGGGTGCGCTTCCAGTAGGTGTTGTACGAACCGTACTTCTGCGTGAGCGTGTTGATGCGGAACCGCAGCGCGGTGTTGCGCTCTTTGCGCTGCGTGAGGACCAGCATGCGCCGCTCGATCTGGCGGTGGAGCGTCGCCGGCGCGGCTTTCTGGACCCCCATGAAGTACTGCTCGTACAGGACCTTGCACCGATCGATGGCCTGCTCGAGCGAGTCGAGTTCCTCGGCGATGTCGATGTCGCCGTCCCGCGCGGTGCGGGTCTCTGAGCGGGAAGCCACGGCGCTGGCGTCAGGGTACCAGACATGGTAGGACGCCGGCGACATGTTGCGTCGCTGGCTCGTCGTCGTTTGGATCGCCGCTGCGGCGGCGGGGTGCAAATCGGAGTCGGCCCGGCTCAAGGCCGAGGGGAACATGCGGTTCAACCAGGGGCAATACGCCGAGGCGCGGGACGCGTACGCCCGCGCGGTCGATGCGGATCCCGAGGATCCCGGCGCGCGCGTGCTCCTCGGCAACGCGCTGATCGAACTGCACGACTACGACGCGGCGCGCGAACAGTTCGAGCGCGCGCTGGAATTGGATCCGGACGCGCCGGAAGCGCACCGCGGCCTCATGACCATCGTGTCGCACACGGCGGCCCCCGGCGATTCGGACGCGTTCGCGCGGTTCCTCGCGCACGCCGAGGCGCTCGTCGCGGCCCGCCCCGAGGACAAGAACGCACTGATCAACGCGGGCATCATCACGTCCGAGGCCGCCAATCCGGCCGATCCTGACGCCTACGCCAAGGCGCAGGCCAAGGCCGAGTCGTATCTGCGGCGCGCGCTCAAGATCGACGACCGCGATCCGAAGTTGCTGTTCCACCTGGTGGTCGTGTACGCCCGCAAGGGCGAGGTCGCCGTCGGCGAACGCGTGGTGGACCGTATCCGCGCCGTCCAGCCGGAGGCCGGCCTGGCCGATTACGCGGCGGCCGTGCTCTACGCCCTGGCCGGCGCGCGCGACCGCGCCCTCGCGTCGGTCGAGGCTCTGCTCGCCAACGCCGACGTCGATCCGGACAGCCTGTTGGCGCGCACGTCCTATCTCGCGTCGCTGCACGGCGACGCCGAGTTCCAGGCGCTGATCGCCGAGGCCAAGCGCCGGCGGCAGTAGCGCGGCGCGCGGCCATGCGAGCGAGGTACTGCCAGACGCGGGCGCGGCGGGCGGCGCGCGCCGCCGCACGGCGCTGAGGGAGAGTGGAGCCGTGTCGGTCGTCTACTTTCTCGTCTTGCTCGGCGTGCTCGTGGTCGTCCACGAGTTCGGCCATTTCTTGGCCGCCAAACTCCTCGACATCAAGGTGCTGCGGTTTTCGTTCGGGTTCGGCCGGCCGCTCGTGCGCGTTCGCGCCGGCGAGACCGAGTACCAGATCGGTGCCGTTCCGCTCGGCGGTTACGTGCGCATCCTCGGGGAGGAAGGCGACCGCGTGTCACCGGCGGACGCCGGCCGGTCGCTCGCCGCACGGCCGCTGTGGCAGCGACTCGCCGTCGTGTTCGCCGGCCCGGCGGCGAATCTCGCGTTGCCGATCGTCGTGTACTTTGCACTGTTCGCGGGCCACGCCGACCTGCCGGCCGCCGTCGTCGGCGACGTGATCGCCGGCGGGCCGGCTGCACGCGCCGGCGTCGAGCCGGGCGATCGCGTCGTCGCGGTCGACGGCGATCCGGTTCGCTACTGGGAGGAACTCGCCGCGCGCGTCGATGCGGCGACGGGCCGGCCGATACGGCTCGACATCCAGCGCGACGGCCGCCGCGTCGAGCGATTCGTCACGCCGGTCGAGCGCGTCGTGCGCGAGCGCGACGGCCGCGTCCGTCGACGCGGGTGGATCGGCGTGTCGCACGCGCCGTTCCTGCCGCGCATCGGCGTCATCGATGCGACATCCGCCGCGGCGCGCGCGGGCCTCCGCACCGGCGACGTGATCGCGGCCATCGACGGTGTCCGCGTCGACACGTGGACGGCGCTGCGGCGCCAGCTTACAGGGCCGGCGCGGCGGCGGACGATAGCGTACTTGCGCGGCGCGCGGGTTCCCGGGATTCCGCAGGTGGAGCTGCTCGAGCCCGGACTCGCCGACGTCGTGCCCGACGCGAAATTCGACGCGCAGGGTCGTCCGTCGGCCGACTACGGCATCGCGCCGGCCGAGATGTTCGTCGCGGCCGTGGAGCCGGGATCACCGGCGGCCCGCGCGGGGCTGCGGCCGGGCGACCTCGTGTCGGCGATCGACGGCCGACCGATCGAGTACTGGTTGGAACTCGACCAGGCGCTCCAGAGCGACCCGGGGCGGTCGTGGAAGCTGACGTGGCGGCGGACTGGGCCGGACGGCCGCGCGATCACCTTGAACGGCACGATCGCGCAGCGGTGGGAGGCGGTCACCGACGAGTTCGGCAATCCGGCGCGCGCCCTCCGGTTCGGCGCGGTCAACGCGGTCGCGCGCGGGGAGGGGCGGCGAGTC of the Deltaproteobacteria bacterium genome contains:
- the thpR gene encoding RNA 2',3'-cyclic phosphodiesterase encodes the protein MRLFVGVRVSMAAVDAIADLARSLREAAPELPLRWVPPANYHVTLKFLGEVRPEAVEAVRDAVGAGLRDEAALRFATRGVGAFPALERARVLWVGVDDPGHRLAALAAAVEAAVTPLGFPRERRAFHPHVTIARVRGVADVRAAVIGFTEQPCSETAADRVTLFESRIKPGGSEYVVRAEWPLRQTGPVQPESGQPS
- the recA gene encoding recombinase RecA encodes the protein MHAQRTKAIELAIGSIEKQFGKGAIMRLGDENAIPKVSVIPTGSLGLDVALGVGGLPRGRIIEIYGPESSGKTTLTLHAVAEAQRRGGVAAFIDAEHALDVSYAKKLGVNTEELLVSQPDCGEQALEIADMLVRSNAVDLIVIDSVAALTPRAELEGDMGDAHVGLQARLMSQALRKLTGAISKSNAIVIFINQIRMKIGVMFGSPETTTGGNALKFYCSVRLDIRRIGAIKKGDAGVVGNRTRVKVVKNKLAPPFREVEFDILYGEGISREGELLDMAVAANIVDKSGAWYSFDGERIGQGRENVRDFLREHPDVFNAIEAKLLAHHNIARIGVDDASAVPAEAVAAKSSAKGNGAASRARA
- the thrC gene encoding threonine synthase → MTYRAVFRCIAGCDGDHPLDAIVYRCPRCGGLLEVVHDLDALRHRSAAAWIKLFDERFMSTRWPYGSGVWGKKEWVAPHVRDDNVVSMFEGGTNLFWAKGYGRTLGLDDLWVKQCGNSHTGSFKDLGMTVLVSTVNQMIADGAPIRAVACASTGDTSASLAAYAAAAGIRAVVILPRGKISTAQLVQPLANGAIVAAVDTDFDGCMRIVRRLTESKEVYLANSMNSLRVEGQKTVAFEIVQQFDWEVPDWVIIPGGNLGNVSALGAGFLMMKELGVIARLPRICVAQSAQANPLYRYYRRGFDRFEPVTAQPTLASAIQIGNPVSLDKAVRTLRAFDGVVEQATEPELADAAARADLTGMFCCPHTGVALAALEKLVAAGTIRPADRVVVISTANGLKFADMKTRYHDGALAAVPRPAHRNVPIELPDDYDAVRDAVLGALDREP
- a CDS encoding tetratricopeptide repeat protein — encoded protein: MLRRWLVVVWIAAAAAGCKSESARLKAEGNMRFNQGQYAEARDAYARAVDADPEDPGARVLLGNALIELHDYDAAREQFERALELDPDAPEAHRGLMTIVSHTAAPGDSDAFARFLAHAEALVAARPEDKNALINAGIITSEAANPADPDAYAKAQAKAESYLRRALKIDDRDPKLLFHLVVVYARKGEVAVGERVVDRIRAVQPEAGLADYAAAVLYALAGARDRALASVEALLANADVDPDSLLARTSYLASLHGDAEFQALIAEAKRRRQ
- the rseP gene encoding RIP metalloprotease RseP, with product MPDAGAAGGARRRTALRESGAVSVVYFLVLLGVLVVVHEFGHFLAAKLLDIKVLRFSFGFGRPLVRVRAGETEYQIGAVPLGGYVRILGEEGDRVSPADAGRSLAARPLWQRLAVVFAGPAANLALPIVVYFALFAGHADLPAAVVGDVIAGGPAARAGVEPGDRVVAVDGDPVRYWEELAARVDAATGRPIRLDIQRDGRRVERFVTPVERVVRERDGRVRRRGWIGVSHAPFLPRIGVIDATSAAARAGLRTGDVIAAIDGVRVDTWTALRRQLTGPARRRTIAYLRGARVPGIPQVELLEPGLADVVPDAKFDAQGRPSADYGIAPAEMFVAAVEPGSPAARAGLRPGDLVSAIDGRPIEYWLELDQALQSDPGRSWKLTWRRTGPDGRAITLNGTIAQRWEAVTDEFGNPARALRFGAVNAVARGEGRRVAIEGRIGYAIGKAIARAGDTVVDMARGLAAIVAGRAPRESVGGPLMMYRVASVSGAKGWDAFLLLLALISVNLGLLNLLPIPMLDGGNLVVFAIEAVRRQPLTAEGRNRVMLVGLGVVVAITLLALRNDVVRYLI